A genomic region of Manihot esculenta cultivar AM560-2 chromosome 15, M.esculenta_v8, whole genome shotgun sequence contains the following coding sequences:
- the LOC110602719 gene encoding uncharacterized protein LOC110602719 isoform X3: MSGLAHLGGRRGCVGPRSEDSNSVSKCSLYSICSLRFVSSGCLLIPKSLSWILTLNLFFNLSILTLFYYKKTLRFHTPDKTHYAKQASATLSSSSYSLFSLERDRKTSKLTLEYAFPCKKMVGIFSRFSVRRVGHRRTQSALWRIALILDYWSSDCYYDILCLSFFHFSIRMRGKCCPQIQTLPGQSLPLLLLLMGLK; the protein is encoded by the exons ATGTCAGGCTTAGCGCACTTGGGCGGTAGGCGTGGTTGTGTGGGTCCAAGGTCAGAGGACAGCAACAGTGTCTCCAAATGCAGTCTGTATTCCATCTGTAGCCTTAGATTTGTTTCTTCCGGATGCCTTCTCATTCCTAAATCTCTTTCATGGATTCTCACACTAAATCTCTTTTTTAATCTTTCAATTCTGACTTTATTTTACTACAAAAAGACGCTCAGATTCCACACTCCCGACAAAACCCATTACGCCAAGCAAGCCTCAGCCACCTTatcatcttcttcttattctttattttctctAGAAAGAGACAGAAAAACTT CTAAACTGACTTTGGAATACGCTTTTCCTTGTAAAAAAATGGTGGGTATTTTCTCAAGGTTTTCTGTTCGTAGAGTTGGCCATAGACGAACCCAGAGTGCTCTT TGGAGGATTGCCCTGATCTTGGACTACTGGTCTTCTGACTGCTATTATGATATTCTGTGTCtttcttttttccatttttCGATAAG GATGAGGGGGAAGTGTTGCCCCCAAATCCAGACCTTACCAGGGCAGTCACTGCCACTGCTTCTGCTCCTCATGGGATTGAAGTAG